The DNA sequence ctacatttgacatctggcccatgtcttgtgtgccgtcttaaacccggtaccacctctgccaaacccgggccatgtttggcccacatgctgtatgccagtgccggatgaatggcagatgaatatatgaatatatatatataaaacagaatatattattctataatatactatataatatcatatattatataatatcatatgaggcatgaatataattttgcatacaagtaaacacataataacacacaacatgagcttcatgttatgcattttcaaaatatatttaacagtttcacatttatgtgaatatattacctttctgtatgggaaaactggcattttactcaaaaatatttgaaatggattttaaatgtgggtcaagatcggcaatacttatgtggcccatatatctatatttgacatctgggccaaatactacatttgacatctggcccatgtcttgtgtgccgtcttaaacccggtaccatctctgccaaacccaggccatgtttggcccacatgctgtatgccagtgccggatgaatgccagctgtgccagatgcatgccaaatctgggccaaatttgtttgctgactgggAATGAGCTTCTCTAATAATACTTCTTATGAGATTAATTTCATTATAATTGTGTGGGCCTGACTACACTACTGATCTAATAGCACTTGAGGAGAGATGTAGCCAAAATCATGCACCCAAAGCAGGTTGTGTCaatttttatgtctttttttttttttttgctttagaTCTGATGACActgaaagaggagagtgaagtaCCAAATGAAGTGGAAGAGAAATATCAGTACAAGAAACATGATTTCAAAACTGAGGAAAAGAAATTTAGTTGCTCACAGACAGAAACGATGACTTCGAGAAAAACAGCTCAGAAAACTAGTCATTTCACCTGCTTTCGGTGTGAAAGGAGTTTTAATCAAAGTGGAAACCTTAAAATCCACATGagaatccacactggagagaagccttttacctgccaacagtgtgagAAGAGTTTCAACCGAAAAGAAACCCTTATCAGGCACACGAGaactcacactggagagaagcctttctcCTGCAAACGGTGTGGACTAAGTTTCACTCAGAAAGGAACCCTTAGAAGGCACGTGAGATCTCACACCGGAGAGAGCCCTTTCCCCTGTAAAAGGTGTGGAAAATGTTTGACCCAAAAAGCACATcttaaagtccacatgagaattcacactggagaaaaccCTTTTATCTGCaaacagtgtggaaaaagttttaACAGAAATGAAACCCTTAATAggcacatgagagttcacactagAGAAAACCCATTCatctgccaacagtgtggaaaaggTTTCAATCAAAGAGGACACCTTAACAGACACATgaaaattcacactggagagaagccttacacaCGTTCTTAAAGTGAGAAGagtttaattcaaattaaagtttatactggaaagaagatatttaaatgttcagtttGGAAAGTTTCAGATATAATGTACCTTAAATACCATATGTGGATTCACTCGAGAGAAAACTGTTTTATGTGtcttcagtgtttttgtttccaTAGTTTTTGTTTGGGAACTCCCTCTGCTACTCAGatcatatttttgatggaaaaattatagaaattatcaTTTTTTCTACATGTGATGTATACTGTGAcgacaaataaacagaaaccgACACGACTGAATAAGTATGTGttctctttcttttgtgaaataaagGTAAATGCCACTTTATTTCTGTGACTATTTTTCAATCctgaaatattaattcattatgattaattaatcacttattattgtaaatcttttggatttaaataataacaacaaaagatgCAAACAAATGGCCgcatttattatgttttgttttctttttttcttttttttgatcTTGCTAGTTCCATTGATTTATTTCTGATTAACCTTCTGATAACTTGTCTTTGTCGGTGAAATGATCGGTT is a window from the Onychostoma macrolepis isolate SWU-2019 chromosome 03, ASM1243209v1, whole genome shotgun sequence genome containing:
- the LOC131537232 gene encoding gastrula zinc finger protein XlCGF49.1-like isoform X1, translating into MAFLKEESEDIKIEEVFSLKQEDAEEQTDLMTLKEESEVPNEVEEKYQYKKHDFKTEEKKFSCSQTETMTSRKTAQKTSHFTCFRCERSFNQSGNLKIHMRIHTGEKPFTCQQCEKSFNRKETLIRHTRTHTGEKPFSCKRCGLSFTQKGTLRRHVRSHTGESPFPCKRCGKCLTQKAHLKVHMRIHTGENPFICKQCGKSFNRNETLNRHMRVHTRENPFICQQCGKGFNQRGHLNRHMKIHTGEKPYTRS
- the LOC131537232 gene encoding gastrula zinc finger protein XlCGF49.1-like isoform X2, which encodes MTLKEESEVPNEVEEKYQYKKHDFKTEEKKFSCSQTETMTSRKTAQKTSHFTCFRCERSFNQSGNLKIHMRIHTGEKPFTCQQCEKSFNRKETLIRHTRTHTGEKPFSCKRCGLSFTQKGTLRRHVRSHTGESPFPCKRCGKCLTQKAHLKVHMRIHTGENPFICKQCGKSFNRNETLNRHMRVHTRENPFICQQCGKGFNQRGHLNRHMKIHTGEKPYTRS